From a region of the Nonlabens dokdonensis DSW-6 genome:
- a CDS encoding LysE family translocator, which produces MIETLFSFAFATLLLAISPGPDNIFVLTQSVARGSKYGIAIASGLITGCIVHTSIVALGFAVIIRDNDWLLYSIKIAGAIYLLYIAYKIYKSDASIEFGDSKASSQNLWKLYKIGITMNLLNPKVTLFFLALLPQFVIENSYPDWIQIYILGGIFMLVSLLTFSTIALLAGKAASFIKSSKWFAPAMKWTQIVVFIGIAVAILIP; this is translated from the coding sequence GTGATAGAAACTCTTTTCTCTTTTGCATTTGCAACTTTACTCCTCGCAATAAGTCCAGGACCAGATAATATTTTTGTACTCACACAATCTGTTGCAAGAGGTTCAAAATATGGAATCGCCATTGCTAGCGGTCTAATTACAGGTTGTATTGTTCATACATCCATTGTTGCTTTAGGTTTTGCAGTAATTATAAGAGATAATGACTGGTTGCTGTATTCCATAAAAATAGCAGGTGCTATTTACTTGCTTTATATCGCTTATAAAATCTACAAGTCAGATGCAAGTATAGAATTTGGCGATTCAAAAGCTTCTTCCCAAAATTTATGGAAACTCTACAAAATAGGAATCACCATGAATTTGTTGAATCCTAAAGTGACCTTATTTTTTCTTGCCCTTTTACCACAATTTGTTATAGAGAATTCCTATCCAGACTGGATTCAGATCTATATATTAGGCGGTATTTTTATGCTCGTTTCTTTATTGACCTTTTCTACCATAGCACTATTGGCTGGTAAAGCAGCTAGTTTTATCAAATCATCCAAATGGTTTGCTCCAGCGATGAAATGGACGCAGATTGTTGTTTTTATTGGGATTGCAGTGGCGATTTTGATTCCTTAG
- a CDS encoding ribbon-helix-helix domain-containing protein translates to MATFTSSLPDDLLKEIADIASELNIPKNRLIEKALKAYLKKVKKAKYAASFKRMANDPDMIQMAEEGLQEWVQELQRIENEEG, encoded by the coding sequence ATGGCGACATTCACATCTTCCCTTCCAGATGACCTGCTTAAAGAAATAGCTGATATAGCTAGCGAACTGAATATTCCTAAAAATAGATTAATTGAAAAAGCTCTTAAAGCCTATTTGAAAAAAGTCAAAAAAGCAAAGTACGCAGCATCATTTAAACGTATGGCAAATGATCCTGACATGATACAAATGGCAGAAGAAGGATTGCAAGAATGGGTACAGGAATTACAAAGAATAGAGAATGAAGAAGGGTGA
- a CDS encoding type II toxin-antitoxin system PemK/MazF family toxin, translating to MKKGDIYQAFLDPVIGSEQGGNRPVIIISGNTLNTLANVVIIVPVSSKIKFYEGDPILEPNKTNGLKEKSELFVLHTKSIAKERLKKRIGSVEPEVLKQIYNSLTDIFEL from the coding sequence ATGAAGAAGGGTGATATTTATCAAGCATTTCTTGATCCTGTCATAGGAAGTGAACAAGGAGGAAACCGTCCAGTGATTATCATTTCCGGAAATACATTGAATACTTTAGCAAATGTGGTGATTATTGTTCCGGTTTCTTCTAAGATTAAGTTTTATGAAGGTGATCCTATTTTAGAACCTAATAAAACAAATGGTTTGAAAGAGAAATCAGAATTATTTGTATTACATACGAAATCAATTGCAAAAGAAAGACTTAAAAAAAGAATAGGTAGTGTAGAACCTGAGGTTTTAAAGCAAATTTACAATTCGTTAACTGATATTTTTGAGTTGTGA
- a CDS encoding hydroxymethylglutaryl-CoA lyase, which produces MEKVKIIECPRDAMQGIKEMIPTDLKVQYIQSLLRCGFDTIDFGSFVSPKAIPQMVDTAEVLSKLDLSKTDSKLLAIVANLRGAQAACEHPEIQYLGYPFSISENFQMRNTHKTIAQSVELLQEIIDLANKNNKELVVYISMGFGNPYGDPWNVEIVGEWTEKLSKMGVKILSLSDTVGSSDPETIEYLFSNLIPKYPEIEFGAHLHTTPAKWHEKVDAAYKAGCRRFDGAIQGFGGCPMAKDELTGNMPTEKMVSYFNTSKADSNVNAMSFESSYNEATKIFSKYH; this is translated from the coding sequence ATGGAAAAAGTAAAAATCATAGAATGTCCGCGTGACGCGATGCAGGGAATCAAAGAAATGATCCCTACAGATTTGAAAGTGCAATACATTCAGTCCTTGTTGCGTTGCGGTTTTGACACCATTGATTTTGGTAGCTTTGTTTCACCTAAAGCTATTCCGCAAATGGTGGATACGGCTGAGGTTCTTTCTAAATTAGATCTCTCAAAAACCGATTCTAAATTACTTGCCATCGTAGCCAACTTACGCGGTGCGCAAGCCGCTTGTGAGCATCCAGAAATTCAATATTTAGGTTATCCTTTTTCTATATCAGAAAATTTCCAAATGCGTAATACGCATAAAACGATTGCCCAAAGTGTAGAGTTGTTGCAGGAAATCATTGATTTAGCAAACAAGAACAATAAAGAATTAGTAGTGTACATTTCTATGGGATTCGGTAATCCTTATGGAGATCCATGGAATGTGGAGATTGTAGGTGAATGGACGGAGAAATTGTCTAAAATGGGTGTAAAAATCCTTTCTCTTTCTGATACCGTAGGAAGTTCTGATCCAGAAACTATAGAGTATTTGTTTTCTAATTTGATTCCTAAATATCCAGAAATCGAATTTGGTGCTCATTTACATACTACACCTGCAAAATGGCATGAAAAAGTAGATGCAGCCTATAAAGCAGGTTGCCGTCGTTTTGATGGAGCGATTCAAGGTTTTGGAGGTTGCCCGATGGCCAAAGATGAACTCACAGGAAATATGCCTACTGAGAAAATGGTAAGCTACTTCAACACATCAAAAGCCGATTCTAACGTAAATGCGATGTCATTTGAAAGCAGTTATAACGAGGCTACTAAGATTTTTAGTAAGTATCATTAA
- a CDS encoding GH3 family domain-containing protein, which translates to MALIGPIIKTALNLHDSVSSTTNHVEAQKKVLKNLLKTAKNTSFGLYYDFDGILENNDLEHAFAEAVPFYDYHKMDEQWWSRMKEGKPNITWPGVPKFLARSSGTTGKKSKTIPVTDEMIAAIKAAGTKQVSALTNFDLHDDVFESEVLALGSSTDLSKEDGFTIGEISGISASNIPEFLDSFYRPGKEISSIDDWDERVERIAKEAKNWDIGMLSGIPSWLEMMLKKVMDFHKVDSIHDIWPNLAVYTSGGVAFEPYRSSFEKLFTKPVQIVDTYLASEGFIACQQRPETSSMQLITDGGIYFEFVPFQPEYVEQDGSISNNAPVLSMADVELETDYALIISTVSGAWRYLIGDTIKFTNIDHAEIKITGRTKFFLNVVGSQLSVLKMETAITELQEKYNTSIKEFTVSAKKIDGEFHHVWYLGTETETSEEELATALDDSLQDANKNYKVARTKALKGVQVHKVQPETFSKWNDYNKKKGGQVKMEKVMDEEKFKAWEEFVSSL; encoded by the coding sequence ATGGCTTTAATAGGACCAATAATTAAGACAGCGTTGAACCTTCACGATTCGGTGAGTTCCACTACTAATCACGTAGAGGCACAAAAGAAAGTCTTAAAGAACTTGTTGAAAACGGCAAAAAATACCTCCTTTGGCTTGTACTATGACTTTGATGGTATTTTAGAAAATAATGATTTAGAGCACGCTTTCGCGGAAGCGGTACCGTTCTACGACTATCATAAAATGGACGAGCAATGGTGGTCACGCATGAAGGAAGGAAAACCTAATATCACATGGCCTGGCGTACCAAAATTTCTAGCAAGATCCAGTGGAACGACAGGGAAAAAATCCAAAACTATTCCAGTGACAGATGAGATGATCGCTGCCATAAAAGCTGCTGGGACGAAGCAAGTAAGTGCATTGACTAATTTTGATTTGCATGATGATGTTTTTGAAAGTGAGGTGCTGGCGTTAGGAAGTTCTACAGATTTAAGCAAAGAAGATGGTTTTACAATTGGCGAGATTAGTGGTATCTCGGCAAGTAATATCCCAGAGTTTTTAGATTCATTTTATAGGCCTGGGAAAGAAATCTCCTCTATTGATGATTGGGACGAACGTGTGGAGCGCATCGCCAAAGAAGCAAAAAATTGGGATATAGGAATGCTAAGCGGTATTCCATCTTGGCTAGAAATGATGCTCAAAAAGGTAATGGATTTTCATAAAGTGGATTCCATCCATGATATATGGCCTAATCTTGCGGTGTATACTTCTGGAGGCGTGGCTTTTGAACCTTATCGATCTAGTTTTGAGAAATTATTTACTAAGCCAGTTCAGATAGTTGATACCTATCTTGCTAGTGAAGGATTTATTGCTTGCCAACAAAGACCAGAAACCAGCTCTATGCAATTAATAACAGATGGCGGAATTTACTTTGAATTTGTGCCGTTCCAACCAGAATATGTCGAGCAGGATGGTAGTATTTCAAATAACGCACCTGTACTTTCTATGGCAGATGTGGAGTTAGAAACCGACTATGCTCTTATTATTTCTACTGTTTCTGGCGCTTGGAGGTATTTAATAGGCGATACTATTAAGTTTACAAACATTGATCACGCCGAAATTAAAATCACAGGTAGAACAAAGTTTTTCTTAAACGTTGTAGGTAGTCAGCTGTCTGTTCTTAAAATGGAAACTGCAATTACCGAGCTGCAAGAAAAATACAATACCAGTATTAAAGAGTTTACCGTTTCTGCAAAAAAAATAGATGGAGAATTTCACCACGTTTGGTATTTAGGAACAGAAACAGAAACATCAGAAGAAGAACTTGCAACTGCTCTTGATGACTCTCTTCAAGACGCTAATAAAAATTATAAAGTAGCTAGAACTAAAGCGTTAAAAGGCGTTCAAGTACATAAAGTGCAACCAGAAACCTTCTCAAAATGGAACGACTATAATAAGAAAAAAGGTGGTCAGGTTAAAATGGAAAAGGTAATGGACGAAGAGAAGTTTAAAGCCTGGGAAGAGTTTGTGAGTAGTCTTTGA
- a CDS encoding 2Fe-2S iron-sulfur cluster-binding protein, which translates to MSKFHNITLSQVYKETDDTTVIAFDVPQELKEEFKYRQGQFLTLRAMINEEDVRRSYSLCSSPLDDEWKVAVKEIFEGKFSTYVNRKLKTGDTLQVAAPSGDFGIDCYDEKETKNYIAFAAGSGITPMLSIIKTHLASEPNAKFKLFYLNRTVKSIIFKEEIEALKNKYLSRFEVFYFLSREHRDTELFNGRFDKEKLQMLTKTLINAPHTDHAFICGPEEMIFLIRDELVAAGMKKENVHFELFVSGLSEEDKAKAAAALEQKVDGVDVTIIDGSREFNFVLGDDFDNVLDGAIAAGADLPYACKGGVCSTCKCKVVEGSVAMKVNYALTDEEVEKGFVLSCVSVPTSKKLVVDYDV; encoded by the coding sequence GTGAGTAAATTTCATAACATAACATTATCACAAGTCTATAAAGAGACTGACGACACGACGGTAATTGCTTTTGACGTTCCGCAGGAATTGAAGGAAGAATTTAAATACCGTCAAGGTCAATTTTTGACGTTGCGCGCCATGATTAATGAGGAAGATGTGCGACGCAGTTACTCACTTTGTAGCAGTCCGCTAGATGATGAGTGGAAAGTCGCTGTCAAAGAAATTTTTGAAGGTAAGTTTTCTACTTATGTAAATCGTAAATTGAAAACTGGAGATACGTTGCAAGTTGCTGCACCAAGTGGTGATTTTGGAATCGACTGCTATGATGAAAAAGAAACTAAAAATTATATAGCATTTGCAGCAGGTAGTGGAATCACTCCTATGTTGAGTATTATTAAAACGCATCTCGCGAGTGAACCAAATGCTAAATTCAAGTTATTCTATCTCAATAGAACGGTAAAATCTATTATCTTTAAAGAAGAGATTGAAGCACTGAAAAACAAGTATTTAAGTAGGTTTGAGGTGTTTTATTTTTTAAGTCGTGAGCATAGAGATACAGAATTATTTAACGGTCGCTTTGATAAAGAAAAGCTTCAAATGCTTACCAAAACCTTAATCAACGCACCACATACAGACCATGCGTTTATTTGTGGTCCTGAAGAGATGATTTTCTTGATAAGAGATGAACTCGTTGCTGCAGGAATGAAGAAAGAAAATGTACACTTTGAACTATTTGTAAGCGGTTTAAGTGAAGAAGATAAGGCCAAAGCAGCAGCTGCGCTAGAGCAAAAAGTAGATGGAGTAGATGTAACCATTATTGATGGTAGTCGCGAGTTCAACTTTGTTTTAGGTGATGATTTTGATAATGTGTTGGATGGCGCTATTGCCGCAGGAGCAGACTTGCCTTATGCCTGTAAAGGTGGTGTTTGCAGTACTTGTAAATGTAAAGTTGTAGAAGGTAGCGTAGCCATGAAAGTAAATTATGCGCTTACTGATGAAGAAGTAGAAAAAGGATTTGTCCTGAGTTGCGTGAGCGTTCCTACGAGTAAGAAATTGGTTGTGGACTATGATGTGTAA
- the paaA gene encoding 1,2-phenylacetyl-CoA epoxidase subunit PaaA: MSEAEIKSLEAQFDAKIARDEKIEPKDWMPEKYRKTHIRQISQHAHSEIVGMLPEGNWITRAPSLRRKVALLAKVQDEAGHGLYLYSACETLGITREQMYEDLHSGKAKYSSIFNYPTMTWADMGAIGWLVDGAAIINQVPLCSTSYGPYARAMVRVCKEESFHQRQGYEIMLSLCNGSEEQKEMAQDALNRWWWPSLMMLGPTDAASTHTEQSMKWKLKRKTNDELRQQFIDQTVPQAELLGLTIPDPDLKWNEDTGSYDFGEIDWDEFWQVVKGHGPMNKKRLDDRRNAWNEGAWVREAATAFAAKQKDRKEQSKTA, from the coding sequence ATGAGTGAAGCAGAAATCAAAAGTTTAGAAGCGCAATTTGATGCAAAAATTGCGAGAGATGAAAAGATTGAGCCAAAAGACTGGATGCCGGAGAAGTATCGCAAGACACATATCAGACAGATTTCCCAGCATGCTCATTCTGAAATTGTGGGAATGCTTCCAGAAGGTAATTGGATCACACGTGCGCCATCGTTGCGTCGCAAGGTTGCCTTGTTAGCTAAGGTGCAAGACGAGGCTGGACACGGATTATACTTATACAGTGCTTGTGAAACTTTAGGAATCACTCGTGAGCAGATGTATGAAGATTTACACTCTGGTAAAGCAAAATATTCATCGATTTTCAATTACCCAACGATGACTTGGGCAGATATGGGAGCGATAGGTTGGCTCGTTGATGGAGCCGCGATTATTAATCAGGTACCATTATGTAGTACATCTTATGGGCCTTATGCTCGTGCGATGGTACGTGTTTGTAAAGAAGAAAGTTTCCACCAGCGTCAAGGATATGAAATCATGTTATCGCTGTGTAACGGAAGTGAAGAACAAAAGGAAATGGCACAAGATGCATTGAACCGCTGGTGGTGGCCGTCCTTAATGATGTTAGGTCCTACTGATGCGGCAAGTACGCACACAGAGCAATCTATGAAATGGAAGTTGAAGCGTAAGACGAACGATGAGTTGCGCCAGCAATTTATTGATCAAACTGTTCCGCAAGCAGAGCTTTTAGGACTAACTATTCCAGATCCAGATTTGAAATGGAATGAAGACACGGGAAGCTATGATTTTGGCGAGATCGATTGGGATGAGTTCTGGCAAGTGGTAAAAGGCCATGGACCGATGAATAAAAAACGTCTCGACGATCGTCGTAATGCATGGAATGAAGGTGCATGGGTACGAGAAGCAGCAACGGCTTTTGCGGCAAAACAGAAGGATAGAAAAGAGCAGTCCAAGACTGCGTAA
- the paaB gene encoding 1,2-phenylacetyl-CoA epoxidase subunit PaaB, translated as MSTEIPLWEVFIRSKNGLEHRHCGSLHAEDAEMAMNNARDVYTRRNEGVSIWVVESKNITASSPEDSGELFEPASDKVYRHPTFYELPEELKHM; from the coding sequence ATGAGCACAGAAATACCACTATGGGAAGTTTTTATACGATCTAAAAACGGACTAGAACACAGGCACTGCGGTAGCTTACATGCTGAAGATGCTGAAATGGCAATGAATAATGCACGCGACGTTTACACCAGAAGAAACGAAGGTGTGAGTATTTGGGTTGTAGAATCAAAAAATATCACTGCTAGCAGTCCAGAAGATAGTGGTGAGCTTTTTGAACCTGCCAGTGATAAAGTTTATAGGCATCCTACTTTTTATGAGTTACCTGAGGAGTTAAAACACATGTAA
- a CDS encoding four helix bundle protein, translating into MSEKPYDVEDRLILFAADVVKEFDFPIKTYASKYYAEQLIRSSGSAALNYGEFAGAGTSKDRINKLRICLKELKECKNNLRIQLKADLLKNDQRNLVDESLQLSKIVATIIKNQK; encoded by the coding sequence ATGAGTGAGAAACCTTATGATGTAGAAGATAGATTGATTCTGTTTGCAGCAGATGTGGTTAAAGAATTTGATTTTCCGATTAAAACATATGCTTCCAAATATTATGCGGAGCAACTCATACGTTCTTCAGGAAGTGCTGCCTTAAACTACGGAGAGTTTGCAGGTGCTGGAACTTCTAAAGACAGAATTAACAAATTGAGAATATGTCTCAAAGAACTTAAAGAATGTAAGAACAACTTGAGAATCCAACTTAAAGCAGATCTTCTTAAAAATGATCAAAGAAACTTAGTTGATGAATCATTGCAGTTAAGCAAAATAGTAGCAACAATAATTAAAAACCAAAAATAG
- the paaC gene encoding 1,2-phenylacetyl-CoA epoxidase subunit PaaC translates to MKQPIKELNPQFLESKENKQHLINYLLGVADNYLILGQRLGELCGHGPNLEPDIAITNISLDMLGQVRSFYQYIAQLRGDKSTEDDIAFLRKEREYKNVLLVEQPNTDFGYVIARQFFFDVYNRLFLNALQQSADETLRALAFKGIKEASYHERFSGDWLKRLGDGTEESKTRVQQAVNDLWIYTDELFHKTSADEAMVAAGVAPDMLQLRDYYYEKVEELLTTATLEIPEVAYFQKGGKQGLHSEYMGYILADMQYMQRTYPDSKW, encoded by the coding sequence ATGAAACAACCAATAAAAGAACTAAACCCACAATTCCTTGAGTCAAAGGAAAACAAACAACACCTAATCAACTACCTATTAGGAGTAGCAGATAACTATTTAATTCTAGGTCAGCGTTTAGGCGAACTTTGCGGTCACGGCCCAAATTTAGAGCCAGATATCGCTATTACTAATATTTCGCTTGACATGTTGGGACAAGTACGTAGTTTTTATCAATATATCGCACAATTAAGGGGCGACAAATCTACAGAAGACGATATTGCTTTTCTTCGTAAGGAACGTGAGTATAAAAATGTGCTGTTGGTAGAACAGCCCAACACAGATTTTGGTTATGTGATTGCCCGTCAGTTTTTCTTTGATGTTTACAATAGATTATTCTTGAACGCATTACAACAAAGTGCCGACGAGACTTTAAGAGCACTCGCTTTTAAAGGAATCAAAGAAGCAAGTTATCACGAGCGATTTTCTGGCGATTGGTTAAAGCGTTTAGGCGATGGAACCGAAGAAAGCAAAACTCGTGTGCAACAGGCAGTGAATGACCTTTGGATTTATACAGATGAGTTGTTCCATAAAACTAGTGCTGATGAGGCTATGGTAGCCGCAGGAGTCGCTCCAGACATGTTGCAGCTACGCGATTATTATTATGAAAAAGTTGAAGAACTACTAACTACTGCAACCCTAGAAATTCCTGAAGTAGCATATTTCCAAAAAGGAGGAAAACAAGGATTGCACAGCGAGTATATGGGCTACATCCTTGCAGATATGCAGTATATGCAGAGAACTTATCCTGACTCCAAATGGTAG
- a CDS encoding four helix bundle protein, translated as MAKNDYDLADRLENFAASIILQYSKMPTSYAAQYLAQQLIRSSCSTALNYGEALGAGTLKDQLNKLRITLKELRECLRNLNIQSKAKLLDDEVVNKLRNENDQLIRIVVTIIKNKS; from the coding sequence GTGGCGAAAAATGATTATGACTTGGCGGATAGGCTTGAGAATTTTGCAGCCTCTATTATATTACAATATTCTAAAATGCCAACTTCCTATGCTGCTCAATATCTAGCACAGCAACTGATAAGGTCAAGTTGTTCTACTGCCTTAAATTATGGTGAAGCATTAGGCGCTGGAACGTTAAAAGATCAGCTTAACAAGCTAAGGATAACTCTGAAAGAATTGAGAGAATGTTTAAGAAATTTAAATATTCAATCAAAAGCTAAATTATTAGATGACGAAGTAGTCAATAAACTGAGGAATGAGAATGACCAATTAATTCGAATAGTAGTAACCATTATAAAAAATAAATCTTAG
- the paaD gene encoding 1,2-phenylacetyl-CoA epoxidase subunit PaaD, translating to MIQNYNIPQDLLEILESVKDPEIPVLNVVDLGVIRDVQVEGQEITIKLTPTYSGCPAMDVIGDDLERAFAVQGYTTHIQLIMSPPWTTDWITERGRKALEEYGIAAPLEETADKDVLLNDKKLVKCTNCGSQNTKLVSQFGSTACKAMFQCEDCLEPFDYFKCLK from the coding sequence ATGATCCAAAACTATAACATACCACAAGACCTATTAGAAATCCTAGAATCTGTCAAAGATCCTGAGATACCTGTTTTAAACGTGGTAGATCTTGGTGTTATAAGAGATGTTCAAGTGGAAGGCCAAGAAATCACTATAAAGCTAACTCCTACTTACAGCGGTTGTCCAGCGATGGATGTCATAGGTGATGACTTGGAACGTGCTTTCGCCGTTCAAGGGTACACTACTCACATACAATTAATTATGAGTCCGCCATGGACTACGGACTGGATAACCGAGCGTGGTCGCAAAGCTCTTGAGGAATATGGAATCGCTGCACCACTAGAAGAAACTGCCGATAAAGATGTGTTACTTAACGATAAGAAATTGGTAAAATGCACTAACTGTGGTTCGCAAAATACTAAGTTGGTGAGTCAGTTTGGTTCAACGGCTTGTAAAGCTATGTTTCAGTGTGAGGACTGTCTAGAGCCATTTGATTATTTTAAGTGTTTGAAGTGA
- a CDS encoding T9SS type A sorting domain-containing protein: MKLSHLLLFTLLCLFSDAQNELDFDMDVTVGRVGGYADVTYTITNISNNSINSLTINHTDAINPVMTLNPSTLAPGATVTATGKIAISGNRFNGSIPFLGSTQASVSGILNGNTITELSDGIDFQGNRVDDSSSDYQISTPERIGVIYIDDDGDGAYTQGTDTTISNATINLSDQNGNMFSVMTNETGWWYAEIPSSMLNTAGAFFGTVDQSSFPTAFTNYFLIDGESPFPLAFPLALPFDYAHGYSDQPASIEDAKEISAYPIPMTGNTLFLNNFETGSAQLYSLDGKEIWKGNVENGTLKFNEINSGFYILKLNNNDQTISMKLAKK; this comes from the coding sequence ATGAAACTTTCTCACTTATTGCTATTTACTTTATTATGTCTCTTTTCTGACGCTCAAAACGAGCTTGATTTTGATATGGATGTAACTGTGGGTAGAGTTGGTGGCTATGCAGACGTAACTTATACAATAACCAATATTTCTAATAATTCAATTAATAGCCTTACCATAAATCATACCGACGCAATAAATCCTGTAATGACGTTAAACCCTTCAACTCTTGCTCCTGGTGCAACCGTAACAGCCACTGGTAAAATCGCCATATCTGGAAATCGATTTAATGGTTCAATTCCTTTTTTAGGTTCTACTCAAGCAAGTGTGAGTGGTATTTTAAACGGTAACACGATTACTGAACTATCTGACGGAATTGATTTTCAAGGTAATAGAGTAGATGACAGCTCTTCTGATTATCAAATCTCTACGCCAGAAAGAATAGGAGTTATCTATATAGATGATGACGGTGATGGTGCTTACACTCAGGGAACAGATACTACTATTTCAAATGCTACCATAAACTTAAGTGATCAAAACGGGAATATGTTTTCAGTTATGACCAATGAAACTGGATGGTGGTATGCAGAAATACCTAGTAGTATGTTAAATACTGCAGGAGCTTTTTTTGGCACTGTAGATCAGAGTTCATTCCCAACAGCATTTACTAATTATTTTTTAATTGATGGTGAATCACCTTTTCCATTAGCTTTCCCGTTAGCCTTACCATTTGACTATGCTCATGGATATTCTGATCAACCAGCGAGTATTGAAGATGCAAAAGAAATTTCTGCTTATCCGATACCAATGACAGGCAACACACTTTTCTTAAATAATTTTGAAACTGGATCGGCACAACTTTACTCCTTAGACGGTAAAGAAATATGGAAAGGGAATGTTGAGAATGGAACTTTAAAATTTAATGAAATTAATTCTGGATTTTATATTCTAAAATTGAATAATAATGATCAGACTATCAGTATGAAGTTAGCAAAGAAATAG
- a CDS encoding enoyl-CoA hydratase-related protein encodes MSDSILLQVDNGVATITLNRPQVFNSFNREMAFAMQEALDQCATNDEIRAVMIVGDGKAFCAGQDIQEITNPDLNPGFKAILDDHYNPIVLKIRNLEKPVVAAVNGVAAGAGANIALCCDVVIATESAAFIQAFSKIGLIPDSAGTFFLPRLIGFGKASATMMLADKITATEADQMGMIYKVVKDEDFLAFAKATSQKLAALPTIALANTKKALNQSYNNTVEEQLALESKLQIESASTEDYAEGVASFMEKRKPVFKGK; translated from the coding sequence ATGTCAGATTCTATCCTACTTCAAGTCGATAACGGCGTTGCAACCATCACCCTAAATAGGCCACAAGTCTTTAATTCTTTTAATCGTGAAATGGCATTTGCTATGCAAGAGGCGCTGGATCAATGTGCAACTAATGACGAAATTAGAGCGGTAATGATCGTAGGTGACGGTAAGGCGTTTTGTGCTGGACAAGATATACAGGAAATAACAAATCCAGATTTAAATCCTGGTTTTAAAGCGATTCTTGATGATCATTATAATCCGATAGTTTTAAAAATAAGAAACCTAGAAAAGCCTGTGGTGGCTGCTGTTAATGGAGTTGCCGCTGGTGCTGGAGCTAATATTGCTTTATGTTGTGACGTTGTCATTGCCACAGAAAGTGCCGCTTTTATACAAGCGTTTTCAAAAATAGGACTGATTCCAGATAGTGCTGGGACGTTCTTTTTACCACGATTAATTGGATTTGGTAAAGCAAGCGCCACCATGATGCTGGCCGATAAAATTACAGCAACTGAAGCCGACCAAATGGGAATGATTTACAAGGTCGTAAAGGATGAAGACTTTCTCGCTTTCGCGAAAGCGACATCACAAAAACTAGCTGCTTTACCTACAATAGCACTGGCTAATACAAAGAAAGCGCTGAATCAATCGTATAACAATACCGTAGAAGAACAGCTTGCGTTAGAAAGTAAACTGCAAATAGAAAGCGCTTCTACTGAAGATTATGCCGAAGGTGTTGCAAGTTTTATGGAAAAGCGAAAGCCTGTTTTTAAAGGAAAATAG